From Streptomyces sp. NBC_00690, a single genomic window includes:
- a CDS encoding GNAT family N-acetyltransferase encodes MGLDVTGQGTPVTVRRGVPAGAERRVAELYWEAFGRKLGPALNPAGKAVPFIAAHLNTDRAVCALLDGRLVGLAGYQLGGRALTGGSARAVLRAYGHLRGLHRLLLLALFERHPASGQLVMDGIAVDPEMRGRGIGSLLIEEVAAIAAEQDCREIRLDVIDVNPRARALYERRGFTAVRTERTPYLRGLLGFGAVTTMHRPVGT; translated from the coding sequence ATGGGACTGGACGTGACAGGCCAGGGGACACCGGTGACAGTGCGGCGGGGCGTTCCGGCTGGAGCCGAGCGGCGGGTGGCCGAGCTGTACTGGGAGGCATTCGGCCGCAAACTCGGTCCCGCCCTGAACCCAGCGGGCAAGGCGGTGCCCTTTATCGCCGCCCACCTGAACACTGATCGAGCGGTCTGCGCACTCCTCGACGGGCGGCTCGTCGGTCTCGCCGGCTACCAACTCGGCGGGCGGGCCCTCACCGGAGGATCGGCCCGCGCCGTGCTGCGCGCGTACGGACACCTGCGAGGACTGCACCGACTCCTGCTCCTCGCCCTGTTCGAACGTCACCCGGCTTCCGGACAGCTCGTCATGGACGGCATCGCCGTGGACCCGGAGATGCGAGGCCGCGGCATCGGGAGCCTGCTCATTGAAGAAGTGGCCGCCATCGCGGCCGAGCAGGACTGCCGGGAGATCAGACTGGACGTGATCGACGTCAACCCGCGCGCACGGGCTCTTTACGAGCGGCGCGGCTTCACGGCCGTACGGACCGAGCGCACGCCTTACCTGCGTGGGCTGCTCGGATTCGGCGCGGTGACCACCATGCATCGTCCGGTCGGAACATGA
- a CDS encoding alpha/beta hydrolase family protein, with protein sequence MCPKTQPRRRGLRIAVWSLVTTLVVAAGLVGVVLWQNSYDMEEQRVTIRHGGHTLNGVLAIPKDGRKHHGLVVYVHGDGPTDATHGDGYKPMWEANAKAGYASLSWHKPGVAGAPGNWLDQSMEDRADEAAAAIAWARARPDIDGDRIGLWGTSQAGWVLPKIAAKTPVAFAIAVSPAINWLQQGRYNLLAELRADGASAARTTAEVAKSDTIRRLLGRQATFEEYVRTMGGDADGMTADRWGFISKNYTADVTRDLRALHGIPVLLTLAGRDINVDIADTERTYHKVLDTGGALTVRHHPDAAHSLLKQSIEQSDLKITFTALFSPRSLFADGFLDSQRQFLKELDQSRATP encoded by the coding sequence ATGTGTCCGAAGACCCAGCCCCGACGGCGCGGGCTCCGCATCGCCGTGTGGTCACTCGTCACGACCCTCGTCGTGGCCGCCGGCCTTGTCGGTGTGGTGCTGTGGCAGAACTCCTACGACATGGAGGAGCAGCGGGTCACGATCCGCCACGGCGGCCACACCCTCAACGGCGTACTGGCCATCCCCAAGGACGGCCGCAAGCACCACGGCCTGGTCGTGTACGTCCACGGCGACGGTCCTACCGACGCCACTCACGGCGACGGCTACAAACCCATGTGGGAGGCGAACGCCAAGGCCGGGTACGCCTCCCTGTCCTGGCACAAGCCCGGCGTCGCGGGCGCACCCGGCAACTGGCTCGACCAGTCCATGGAGGATCGGGCCGACGAGGCAGCCGCCGCCATCGCCTGGGCCCGCGCCCGCCCGGACATCGACGGCGATCGGATCGGACTCTGGGGCACCAGCCAGGCGGGCTGGGTGCTGCCGAAGATCGCCGCCAAGACACCCGTGGCCTTCGCCATCGCCGTCTCACCCGCGATCAACTGGCTCCAGCAAGGTCGCTACAACCTCCTCGCCGAACTGCGCGCCGACGGCGCATCAGCGGCCCGCACCACGGCCGAGGTCGCCAAGAGCGACACGATCCGCCGGCTGCTGGGACGCCAGGCGACCTTCGAGGAGTACGTCAGGACGATGGGCGGCGACGCGGACGGCATGACCGCCGACCGCTGGGGCTTCATCTCCAAGAACTACACCGCGGACGTCACACGAGACCTTCGCGCCCTGCACGGCATACCGGTACTGCTGACCCTCGCAGGCCGTGACATCAATGTGGACATCGCCGACACGGAACGCACCTACCACAAAGTGCTGGACACAGGTGGTGCATTGACGGTCAGGCACCACCCGGACGCGGCCCACTCACTGCTCAAACAGTCCATCGAGCAGTCGGACCTCAAGATCACGTTCACCGCACTCTTCTCCCCCCGCTCACTCTTCGCGGACGGATTCCTCGACAGCCAGCGACAGTTCCTCAAGGAACTCGACCAAAGCCGCGCCACTCCATGA
- a CDS encoding PaaX family transcriptional regulator C-terminal domain-containing protein — MRSERTVNTDSDHIEVPTRMLVHALIREDGTVGADELYTVANTLGMSDQQVRLCVKRLVSEGRFTHEGRGRKAELHATPDTVHALAPNADFLRHAFQQDAGLAPWDGVWHLAAFAVPESARTARDALRETLVHLGGAPLQGGLYVCANAWESYVEEAAHRLGAHGALTLLTTTDLRRGDVQRPAELARGLWPLQEIADRYHLLSRVTRPRLARLTSSAELSPSALLTIAVELAAELTRAMEPDPLLPPQLLPQPWPGTEARELVARCWAALYERDQGEARPALFRLYVDITREAADRAAS; from the coding sequence ATGAGGAGTGAGAGAACTGTGAACACCGACAGCGACCACATCGAGGTCCCCACTCGCATGCTCGTCCACGCGCTGATCCGGGAGGACGGGACCGTCGGCGCGGATGAGCTGTACACCGTCGCCAACACCCTGGGCATGAGCGACCAGCAGGTGAGGCTGTGCGTCAAACGCCTCGTGTCCGAAGGGCGATTCACCCACGAAGGCCGAGGCCGCAAGGCGGAGCTGCACGCGACCCCGGACACCGTGCATGCCCTTGCCCCCAACGCGGACTTCCTGCGGCACGCATTCCAACAGGACGCCGGGCTCGCCCCCTGGGACGGTGTCTGGCACCTGGCCGCCTTCGCCGTGCCCGAATCGGCGCGCACCGCCCGGGACGCCCTGCGCGAGACGCTCGTCCATCTCGGCGGCGCCCCGCTCCAGGGCGGGTTGTATGTCTGCGCCAACGCCTGGGAATCGTACGTCGAAGAAGCGGCCCATCGTCTCGGCGCCCACGGCGCACTCACTCTTCTCACCACGACGGACCTGCGCAGAGGCGACGTCCAACGGCCTGCCGAACTCGCCCGCGGTCTGTGGCCCCTCCAGGAGATCGCCGACCGGTACCACCTGCTCAGCCGCGTCACCCGGCCCCGCCTCGCCCGCCTCACCAGCTCTGCCGAACTCTCCCCGTCCGCACTGCTCACCATTGCTGTCGAATTGGCCGCCGAACTCACCCGAGCCATGGAGCCCGACCCGCTGCTGCCGCCTCAGCTCCTGCCCCAGCCCTGGCCCGGCACCGAGGCCCGCGAACTGGTCGCCCGGTGCTGGGCGGCCCTGTACGAACGCGATCAGGGCGAAGCCCGCCCGGCCCTCTTCCGCCTCTACGTCGACATCACCCGAGAAGCAGCAGATCGGGCCGCAAGCTGA
- a CDS encoding D-glucuronyl C5-epimerase family protein — MPDALQPWRTRTAAKVDTNPHDATGVRMFKANGRMYDHPVGQIQFGLQNLASHRRTGDPFYLQRAILQAERLIEQRHLVRGAWFFPYPFDFRHQVHTGVEYKAPWYSGMAQGEALSLFAQLAAYKGIPGSERARYRAAADGAFASLLVADDASPWVVARDEKRQLWIHEYPIDAPGVSDYTYNGFMFAALGLWDYYTLSRNPLAEQLFDGSLSTLAVYFPMMRNPGGLSHYCRTHTIPTKSYHRVHSDLLLQLSWLSGSERFAAQSDLLIDDFPPASLGKAGGRVTMEDGTHTLYRFSENGAVTARRSLTLSRPEQCTATSRTRIPGRAIYLQIEEGPAAGWHIREKYPSVRLHGEWCASDYRPARQATISAGVSLVCRSGPEAKPTSRTVTYPRDTALFYDRRAVIDSQPMVRLAGSALGGWWAPIERLTLSDAV, encoded by the coding sequence GTGCCGGATGCCTTGCAGCCCTGGCGTACGAGGACCGCGGCCAAGGTCGACACGAATCCGCACGATGCCACCGGTGTCCGCATGTTCAAGGCAAACGGCCGAATGTACGACCACCCCGTCGGTCAGATCCAATTCGGGTTGCAGAATCTCGCGAGTCATCGACGGACCGGTGACCCGTTCTATCTGCAACGTGCAATACTGCAGGCGGAACGGTTGATCGAACAGCGGCACCTGGTACGCGGCGCATGGTTCTTTCCGTACCCCTTCGACTTCCGGCACCAGGTACACACGGGAGTGGAATACAAAGCCCCCTGGTACTCCGGAATGGCCCAGGGCGAAGCGCTCAGTCTCTTCGCCCAGTTGGCCGCGTACAAGGGCATCCCCGGAAGTGAAAGAGCACGCTACCGCGCAGCAGCCGACGGCGCGTTCGCTTCTCTCCTGGTCGCAGACGACGCGTCTCCCTGGGTCGTGGCCCGAGACGAGAAACGCCAGTTGTGGATACACGAGTACCCGATCGATGCCCCCGGTGTTTCGGACTACACCTACAACGGCTTCATGTTCGCGGCACTGGGGTTGTGGGACTACTACACGCTGAGCAGGAACCCGCTGGCGGAGCAACTCTTCGATGGATCATTGTCAACCCTCGCCGTGTACTTCCCGATGATGCGCAACCCGGGTGGGCTGTCCCACTACTGCCGTACGCACACGATCCCGACCAAGTCCTATCACCGCGTGCACAGCGACCTTCTGCTCCAACTGTCGTGGCTCTCCGGCAGCGAACGCTTTGCGGCCCAGTCCGACCTGCTGATCGACGACTTCCCACCGGCGTCCCTGGGAAAGGCCGGCGGGCGGGTGACGATGGAGGACGGCACGCACACTCTGTATCGCTTCTCCGAGAACGGCGCGGTCACGGCCCGCCGCTCGCTCACCCTGAGCCGTCCCGAACAGTGCACCGCCACAAGCCGGACACGCATACCCGGCCGTGCCATCTACCTGCAGATTGAGGAAGGCCCGGCCGCGGGCTGGCACATACGGGAAAAGTATCCTTCGGTGCGCCTGCACGGAGAGTGGTGTGCCTCGGACTATCGCCCCGCCCGCCAGGCGACCATCTCTGCGGGCGTCAGCCTCGTCTGCCGCAGTGGTCCGGAGGCGAAGCCGACCAGCCGTACGGTGACGTACCCGAGGGACACAGCCCTGTTTTACGATCGCCGTGCGGTGATCGACAGCCAGCCCATGGTGCGGCTCGCAGGCAGCGCGCTCGGCGGGTGGTGGGCACCGATCGAGCGGCTGACCCTGTCCGACGCCGTATGA
- a CDS encoding MarR family winged helix-turn-helix transcriptional regulator, with product MAADEIDHESPTLTQARRQLEHYGLGVDPQAVLVAVRLISAGARLGRATEVHFARYGLSTGRYRLLADLEDHDGEKSPSRLAADLGVSRATVTGLVDGLEREGLVARRPSTEDGRGAVVILTARGAQRLRDMAPEHFARLQEMVGELTIDERAVFLDLLSRVVRGIGALTAE from the coding sequence ATGGCAGCGGACGAGATCGACCATGAGTCACCCACACTGACTCAGGCGCGGCGACAGTTGGAGCACTACGGCCTCGGGGTCGACCCACAGGCGGTGCTCGTCGCGGTGCGGCTGATCTCGGCGGGGGCGCGGCTCGGTCGGGCGACCGAGGTGCACTTCGCGAGATACGGGTTGTCGACAGGCCGATACCGACTGCTCGCAGATCTGGAGGATCACGACGGGGAGAAGTCCCCTTCGCGGCTGGCCGCCGATCTCGGCGTCTCGCGGGCCACGGTTACCGGCCTGGTCGACGGGCTGGAGCGGGAAGGTCTCGTTGCTCGGCGCCCGTCCACGGAGGACGGGCGGGGCGCTGTCGTGATCCTGACCGCTCGCGGTGCACAGCGGTTGCGGGACATGGCGCCCGAGCACTTCGCCCGTCTTCAGGAGATGGTGGGCGAGCTCACCATCGATGAGCGCGCGGTGTTCTTGGATCTGCTCTCGCGGGTTGTTCGCGGAATCGGCGCACTGACCGCGGAGTAG
- a CDS encoding NmrA family NAD(P)-binding protein has protein sequence MGASGTTGGALLRSLAASGVPSRALTRDPDRLRADLGEAVSDLVEVVPADATDTDSLRAAFKGARQLFLAMANGPAQVELETRVVDTAADSGIEHIVKISDPVAAADSPVTLSRGHHAVEEHLRASGLTHTVLRPYAFMQNLLLLAPAVAARSVVLGAMQDAPCNWVDSRDIGDVAAATLTRADLRGGTYVLTGSEAVGYGELTEILTHLLGRPVRYVDLAPHELRENLVQHAHMPPWLAEHVVEIQQLAVSHRESPTDTVAHVLGRPPRTLDAFLREHLDRFR, from the coding sequence ATGGGAGCGTCTGGAACCACCGGGGGCGCGTTGCTGCGCAGCCTCGCCGCATCCGGCGTGCCGAGCAGGGCGCTGACCCGCGACCCGGACCGGTTGCGGGCGGACCTCGGCGAGGCGGTCAGCGATCTCGTCGAGGTCGTGCCCGCCGACGCCACGGACACCGACTCGCTGCGCGCCGCGTTCAAGGGCGCCCGGCAACTCTTCCTCGCCATGGCCAACGGCCCGGCGCAGGTCGAGCTCGAAACGCGTGTCGTCGACACGGCCGCGGACAGCGGCATCGAGCACATCGTCAAGATTTCCGATCCGGTCGCCGCGGCGGATTCCCCAGTCACCCTCTCCCGGGGCCATCACGCCGTCGAGGAACACCTGCGCGCGTCCGGCCTGACACACACCGTTCTCCGCCCCTACGCGTTCATGCAAAACCTGCTACTTCTTGCTCCGGCCGTGGCCGCGCGGAGCGTTGTCCTGGGCGCGATGCAGGATGCCCCGTGTAACTGGGTCGACAGCCGCGACATCGGTGACGTCGCCGCCGCGACGCTGACGCGCGCCGACCTCAGGGGCGGCACCTATGTACTCACCGGCAGTGAGGCGGTCGGCTACGGCGAACTCACCGAGATCCTGACCCATCTGCTCGGCCGCCCGGTCCGCTACGTGGACCTAGCCCCGCACGAACTGCGGGAGAACCTCGTCCAGCACGCACACATGCCCCCGTGGCTCGCCGAGCACGTGGTGGAGATCCAGCAGCTGGCCGTGTCCCATCGGGAGTCACCCACCGACACGGTCGCCCATGTCCTGGGCCGTCCGCCCCGCACGCTGGACGCCTTTCTGCGCGAGCACCTGGACCGCTTCCGCTGA